A genomic region of Vitreoscilla filiformis contains the following coding sequences:
- a CDS encoding inositol monophosphatase family protein, whose protein sequence is MSQPTLHPMLNIAVKAARAAGAIINRASLDLDVLKINTKSPNDFVTEVDQAAEEAIIDTILTAYPGHGILAEESGRERGAKHSDFVWIIDPLDGTTNFIHGFPYYCVSIALAFRGKVEQAVVYDPTRNDLFIASKGRGAYLNDKRLRVSKRTRLADSIIGTGFPFRKGDNFQRYLKMMEDVMPLCAGLRRPGAAALDLCYVAAGMYDGFFETGLNPWDIAAGALMITEAGGLVGNFTGESDFMHQREILAGSPKIYGHLVKLLTPYSRVITAEEAAEAKAEQDAAQATPASALAASIAAAEQAQTEAPKRKAIRLRKKDAPTAGDDAPL, encoded by the coding sequence ATGTCCCAGCCCACCCTTCACCCCATGCTCAACATCGCCGTGAAAGCGGCTCGCGCAGCCGGCGCGATCATCAACCGGGCGTCGCTGGACTTGGACGTGCTCAAGATCAACACCAAGAGCCCCAATGATTTTGTGACCGAAGTCGATCAGGCCGCCGAAGAAGCCATCATCGACACCATCCTGACCGCCTACCCCGGCCACGGCATCCTGGCGGAAGAATCGGGCCGCGAGCGCGGCGCCAAGCACAGCGATTTCGTCTGGATCATTGACCCGCTCGATGGCACCACCAACTTCATCCACGGCTTCCCGTATTACTGCGTGTCCATCGCCTTGGCCTTCCGGGGCAAGGTTGAACAGGCCGTGGTGTATGACCCGACGCGCAACGATCTGTTCATCGCCTCCAAAGGCCGGGGCGCTTACCTGAACGACAAGCGCCTGCGCGTCTCCAAGCGCACCCGTTTGGCCGATTCGATCATCGGCACCGGTTTCCCCTTCCGCAAGGGTGACAACTTCCAGCGCTATCTGAAGATGATGGAAGACGTGATGCCGCTGTGCGCCGGCCTGCGCCGCCCGGGTGCGGCAGCGCTCGACCTGTGTTATGTCGCCGCTGGCATGTACGACGGTTTCTTCGAAACCGGCCTCAACCCGTGGGACATCGCCGCTGGCGCGCTCATGATCACCGAAGCCGGTGGTTTGGTGGGCAACTTCACCGGCGAATCGGACTTCATGCACCAGCGCGAAATCCTGGCCGGTTCGCCCAAAATTTACGGCCACTTGGTCAAGCTGCTGACGCCTTACAGCCGCGTCATCACCGCTGAAGAAGCCGCCGAAGCCAAGGCCGAGCAAGACGCCGCCCAAGCCACCCCGGCCAGTGCGCTGGCCGCCAGCATCGCCGCTGCCGAACAAGCGCAAACCGAAGCGCCCAAGCGCAAGGCCATCCGCCTGCGCAAGAAGGACGCTCCGACCGCTGGCGACGACGCGCCGCTCTGA
- a CDS encoding proteasome-type protease has protein sequence MTYCVGIRLNAGLVFLSDSRTNAGVDAISTFRKMMVYEKPGDRFMTLLSAGNLSISQSVREILQTEKLSNGDGEPITIWNATSMFDAARVLGSAVRRIYEQDGPALRNAGIDFNCSMIFGGQIGDEAMRLFLVYSAGNFIEATRETCFFQIGESKYGKPILDRMLNPTTPLAEAAKCALVSMDSTVKSNLSVGLPLDLLVYEAGSLKSDKIVVIDEHNPYFQMIHNTWGQRLREVFEGIDDPCWNQDAVAHPLIVPSERFTPMGKIQRPEDRIV, from the coding sequence ATGACCTACTGCGTCGGCATCCGGCTCAACGCCGGCCTCGTGTTCCTCTCTGACTCCCGCACCAACGCTGGCGTGGACGCCATCAGCACCTTCCGCAAAATGATGGTGTACGAAAAGCCGGGCGACCGCTTCATGACGCTGCTGTCGGCTGGCAACCTGAGCATCAGCCAATCGGTGCGCGAAATTCTGCAAACTGAAAAGCTGTCCAACGGCGATGGCGAACCCATCACCATTTGGAACGCCACCAGCATGTTCGACGCCGCCCGCGTGCTGGGCAGCGCCGTGCGCCGCATCTACGAACAAGACGGCCCCGCGCTGCGCAACGCCGGCATCGATTTCAACTGCTCGATGATCTTCGGCGGCCAAATCGGTGACGAGGCGATGCGCCTGTTCTTGGTGTACTCAGCCGGCAACTTCATCGAAGCCACACGCGAAACCTGCTTCTTCCAAATCGGTGAAAGCAAGTACGGTAAGCCCATCCTCGACCGCATGCTCAACCCCACCACGCCGCTGGCCGAAGCAGCCAAGTGCGCGCTGGTGTCCATGGATTCGACGGTGAAATCCAACCTCTCGGTCGGCCTGCCGCTGGACTTGCTGGTGTACGAAGCGGGTTCGCTCAAGAGCGACAAGATCGTGGTGATCGACGAGCACAACCCCTACTTCCAGATGATCCACAACACCTGGGGCCAGCGCCTGCGCGAGGTGTTCGAAGGCATCGACGACCCGTGCTGGAACCAAGATGCCGTGGCCCATCCGCTCATCGTACCGAGCGAGCGCTTCACCCCCATGGGCAAGATCCAGCGCCCCGAAGACCGCATCGTCTGA
- a CDS encoding CTP synthase, with protein MTKFVFVTGGVVSSLGKGIASASLAAILESRGLKVTLIKLDPYLNVDPGTMSPFQHGEVFVTDDGAETDLDLGHYERFITTRMKKSNNFTSGQIYKNVLEKERRGDYLGKTVQVIPHVTNEIQEYVKRGAGLGTPDAVDVAIVEIGGTVGDIESLPFLEAVRQIALKAGPTNAAFVHLTYVPWIAAAGELKTKPTQHTVQKLREIGIQPDALLCRADREVPAEEREKISLFTNVHSHGVISMWDVDTIYKVPRMLHQQGLDEIICMKLQMFTRPADLRTWDNLVHEVEHPKGQVTVAMCGKYTDLSDSYKSLNEALRHAGIHNHVKVKIEYVDSETLSDENVAEVLGGYDAVLVPGGFGKRGVEGKICAARYAREHKVPYLGICLGMQVATIEYARHMAGLTGANSTEFEPDAPHKVIALIDEWQDADGSIQKRDANSDLGGTMRLGAQSSDVKPDTLAHQIYGPVVTERHRHRYEANEHYLDRLQEAGLVISAITQREKLTEMVELPQSVHPWYIGVQFHPEFKSTPWDGHPLFISYIQAALHHQTATKGRA; from the coding sequence ATGACCAAGTTCGTCTTCGTCACCGGCGGTGTGGTGTCCTCCCTTGGCAAGGGCATCGCTTCCGCCTCTTTGGCTGCCATCCTCGAATCGCGCGGCCTCAAAGTCACCCTCATCAAGCTGGATCCGTACCTGAACGTCGATCCGGGCACGATGAGCCCCTTCCAGCACGGCGAAGTGTTCGTCACCGACGATGGCGCCGAAACCGACCTGGATTTGGGTCACTACGAACGCTTCATCACCACGCGGATGAAGAAGTCGAACAACTTCACCAGCGGCCAGATCTACAAGAACGTGCTGGAGAAGGAACGCCGGGGGGACTACCTGGGCAAGACCGTGCAGGTCATCCCGCACGTCACCAACGAGATTCAGGAATACGTCAAGCGCGGCGCGGGCCTGGGCACGCCGGATGCCGTGGACGTGGCCATCGTTGAAATTGGCGGCACCGTGGGGGACATCGAATCCCTGCCGTTCTTGGAAGCCGTGCGCCAAATTGCACTCAAGGCTGGGCCGACGAACGCTGCCTTCGTGCATCTGACCTACGTGCCGTGGATCGCCGCCGCAGGCGAGCTGAAAACCAAACCGACCCAGCACACGGTGCAAAAGCTGCGCGAAATCGGCATCCAGCCGGACGCGCTGTTGTGCCGCGCTGACCGCGAAGTGCCCGCCGAAGAGCGCGAAAAAATCTCGCTGTTCACCAACGTACATTCGCACGGCGTGATCTCGATGTGGGACGTGGACACCATTTACAAGGTGCCGCGCATGCTGCACCAGCAAGGTCTGGACGAGATCATCTGCATGAAGTTGCAGATGTTCACCCGCCCCGCCGACCTGCGCACTTGGGACAACCTCGTCCACGAAGTCGAGCACCCCAAGGGCCAAGTCACGGTGGCGATGTGCGGCAAGTACACCGATTTGTCGGACAGCTACAAGTCCCTGAACGAAGCGCTGCGCCACGCCGGCATCCACAACCACGTCAAGGTGAAGATCGAGTACGTCGATTCAGAAACCCTTTCGGATGAGAACGTGGCCGAGGTGCTGGGCGGCTACGACGCGGTGCTGGTGCCTGGCGGCTTCGGCAAGCGCGGCGTGGAAGGCAAAATCTGCGCAGCCCGCTACGCCCGCGAACACAAAGTGCCGTACCTGGGCATTTGCCTCGGGATGCAGGTGGCCACCATCGAATATGCCCGCCACATGGCTGGTTTGACGGGTGCCAACTCCACCGAGTTTGAGCCGGACGCCCCGCACAAGGTCATCGCCCTGATCGACGAATGGCAAGACGCCGACGGCTCGATCCAAAAGCGCGATGCCAACTCCGATCTGGGCGGCACCATGCGCCTGGGCGCGCAAAGTTCGGACGTGAAACCGGACACGCTGGCACACCAGATTTACGGCCCCGTCGTCACCGAACGCCACCGCCACCGCTACGAGGCCAACGAGCATTACCTGGATCGGCTGCAAGAAGCCGGTTTGGTGATCTCGGCCATCACGCAGCGCGAAAAACTCACCGAGATGGTCGAGCTGCCGCAAAGCGTGCATCCCTGGTACATCGGTGTGCAGTTCCACCCGGAATTCAAGTCCACCCCGTGGGATGGGCACCCGCTGTTCATCAGCTACATCCAGGCTGCGCTGCACCATCAGACGGCCACGAAAGGCCGCGCATGA
- a CDS encoding RNA methyltransferase yields the protein MIADAHSPLSPDAAAIDPPATGWWAGRDPTRFVLIGTSHPGNVGATARAMKVMGFADLVLVAPRFEDVLSREETIALASGAADILAHARIVATLPEALAGCTFACATAMTPRDFGPPTFAPRERLATLAHEAHRVAFVFGSERYGMSNDDVYRCHACLSIPTAPDYGSLNLSQAVQLLAYEWRQALGGFAVQPRTDTRRLADARAVQGTLDHWQQVLEAIGFLDPAAPKKLMPRLQQVLNRAELAEEEIHILRGIARAVQRQARSGKEPASN from the coding sequence ATGATTGCCGACGCACATTCCCCCCTTTCGCCCGACGCTGCCGCCATCGATCCGCCCGCCACGGGCTGGTGGGCGGGGCGCGATCCGACGCGCTTTGTGCTCATTGGCACCAGCCACCCTGGCAACGTCGGCGCCACGGCGCGGGCGATGAAGGTGATGGGTTTTGCCGATTTGGTGCTGGTGGCGCCGCGTTTTGAGGACGTGTTGAGCCGCGAAGAAACCATCGCCCTGGCCAGCGGCGCGGCGGACATCTTGGCCCATGCCCGCATCGTGGCGACCTTGCCCGAAGCGCTGGCCGGCTGCACCTTCGCCTGCGCCACAGCGATGACCCCACGTGACTTCGGCCCGCCCACCTTCGCCCCCCGGGAACGCTTGGCGACGCTGGCGCACGAAGCGCATCGTGTGGCCTTCGTCTTCGGCAGCGAGCGCTACGGCATGAGCAATGACGATGTGTACCGCTGCCACGCCTGCCTGAGCATCCCGACGGCGCCGGACTATGGTTCGCTCAACCTGTCCCAAGCGGTGCAACTGCTGGCCTACGAGTGGCGCCAAGCGTTGGGCGGTTTTGCCGTGCAGCCCCGCACCGACACCCGCCGCTTGGCCGACGCCCGCGCCGTGCAAGGCACGTTGGATCATTGGCAGCAGGTGTTGGAGGCCATCGGGTTTCTCGATCCGGCGGCGCCGAAAAAGCTCATGCCGCGTTTGCAACAGGTGTTGAACCGGGCGGAGTTGGCGGAAGAAGAAATCCACATCCTGCGGGGGATTGCGCGGGCGGTGCAGCGCCAAGCTCGTTCAGGCAAAGAACCAGCGTCAAACTAG
- the cysE gene encoding serine O-acetyltransferase — protein MFARLREDIACILERDPAARTRWEVLTCYPGLHAIALQRVAHWCWLKGFRWAGRFISHLGRFLTGIEIHPGATIGRRVFIDHGMGVVIGEMAEIGDDCTIYQGVTLGGTSLVKGAKRHPTLEAGVIVGAHASVLGGFTVGAGARVGSGAVVTKPVPAGATAVGNPARIIHAAADAARETAAARMGFSAYGVTSGDDPVAQAMKGLIDNASTHEHQIALLWQAIEKLSAQTRELPASNCVPGDAHRTECFDAEKLSRLVK, from the coding sequence ATGTTCGCCCGCTTGCGTGAAGACATCGCCTGCATCCTGGAACGCGACCCCGCCGCTCGCACCCGCTGGGAGGTGCTGACGTGTTACCCTGGTTTGCACGCCATCGCGCTTCAGCGCGTTGCGCATTGGTGCTGGTTGAAGGGCTTTCGGTGGGCTGGGCGGTTCATTTCGCACCTCGGGCGGTTTCTCACTGGCATCGAAATCCACCCCGGCGCCACCATTGGCCGTCGGGTGTTCATCGACCACGGCATGGGCGTGGTGATCGGTGAAATGGCCGAAATTGGCGACGATTGCACCATCTACCAGGGCGTGACCTTGGGCGGCACCTCGCTCGTCAAAGGTGCCAAGCGCCACCCGACGCTGGAGGCTGGCGTCATCGTCGGCGCGCACGCTTCGGTGTTGGGCGGCTTCACGGTGGGCGCGGGGGCGCGGGTGGGTTCTGGCGCGGTGGTCACGAAGCCGGTGCCGGCGGGTGCCACGGCGGTGGGCAACCCGGCGCGCATCATCCACGCGGCTGCCGACGCGGCGCGTGAGACAGCGGCGGCCCGCATGGGCTTTTCTGCCTACGGCGTCACCAGTGGGGACGACCCCGTCGCCCAGGCCATGAAAGGTTTGATCGACAACGCCTCCACCCACGAGCACCAAATCGCCCTGCTGTGGCAGGCGATTGAAAAGCTCTCGGCGCAAACACGCGAGCTGCCCGCCAGCAACTGCGTGCCCGGCGATGCGCACCGCACCGAATGTTTTGATGCGGAAAAGCTCAGCCGTTTGGTGAAGTGA
- a CDS encoding lipocalin-like domain-containing protein — MVDATASRRAWLWACLASAAGAHAAPPPTEVPDPIRRGRPLVFPRDHGAHTGARIEWWYLTGSLWPATYTEAEAQTRGGLLGFQITFFRLKTGLAAADALPGRFAARQLLMAHAALTDVAEASHQHGQRLQRWNGADDAPPLARAQRGDAAVNVGRWRLWREVEDRWITEVDVPEAMHPRARAPGFALRCALTPTQPLLLQGAAGFSRKGPREEEASHYYSVPHLQAEGRLWRGAAVGDRLPETGQAVRGRVWLDHEWSDTLLAPNAAGWDWVGLHGWDGSALTAFRLRDRAPGAAPVWAGGSWRASARAAVRDFAPQEVRFEPLAEWVSPRTGARYPVRWRLHTPAGTHEIHALLDGQELDGAASTGTIYWEGLAEWRDAASGRVLGRGYLEMTGYVGRFSVG; from the coding sequence ATGGTGGACGCAACAGCCTCTCGCCGTGCTTGGTTGTGGGCTTGTTTGGCCAGCGCGGCGGGTGCGCACGCCGCTCCGCCGCCCACCGAGGTGCCCGACCCGATCCGCCGGGGCCGCCCCCTGGTGTTTCCGCGTGACCATGGGGCGCACACGGGGGCACGCATCGAATGGTGGTACCTCACCGGCTCGTTGTGGCCCGCCACGTACACCGAAGCCGAAGCCCAAACCCGAGGCGGGTTGCTGGGGTTTCAGATCACCTTTTTTCGGCTGAAGACCGGGCTGGCCGCCGCCGACGCGTTGCCGGGGCGCTTTGCGGCGCGTCAGTTGTTGATGGCCCATGCAGCGCTGACCGACGTGGCCGAAGCCAGCCACCAGCACGGCCAGCGCCTGCAACGCTGGAACGGCGCGGATGATGCGCCCCCCTTGGCCCGCGCCCAGCGTGGCGATGCCGCCGTGAACGTGGGCCGCTGGCGGTTGTGGCGTGAGGTGGAAGATCGTTGGATCACCGAGGTGGACGTGCCTGAGGCGATGCATCCACGCGCTCGCGCCCCTGGTTTTGCCCTGCGCTGTGCGTTGACGCCGACGCAGCCGCTGCTGTTGCAGGGCGCAGCGGGTTTTTCACGCAAGGGGCCGCGTGAGGAGGAGGCCAGCCACTACTACAGCGTGCCGCACTTGCAGGCTGAGGGGAGGTTGTGGCGCGGGGCGGCGGTGGGGGATCGTTTGCCGGAAACCGGGCAAGCCGTGCGCGGGCGTGTGTGGCTCGACCACGAATGGAGCGACACGTTGTTGGCCCCGAACGCGGCGGGGTGGGATTGGGTCGGGCTGCACGGCTGGGATGGGTCAGCGCTGACGGCGTTTCGGCTGCGCGACCGGGCACCGGGGGCGGCGCCGGTGTGGGCGGGGGGCAGTTGGCGGGCGTCGGCCCGGGCAGCGGTGCGGGATTTTGCGCCGCAGGAGGTGCGGTTCGAGCCTTTGGCGGAGTGGGTGAGTCCGCGCACGGGGGCGCGCTATCCGGTGCGCTGGCGGCTGCACACCCCAGCGGGCACGCACGAGATTCACGCTTTGCTGGACGGGCAAGAACTGGACGGCGCCGCCAGCACCGGCACGATTTACTGGGAAGGCTTGGCCGAATGGCGCGACGCGGCCAGTGGGCGGGTGCTGGGGCGGGGGTATTTGGAGATGACGGGGTATGTGGGGAGGTTCAGCGTAGGGTGA
- the mutS gene encoding DNA mismatch repair protein MutS gives MTAPASHAPAADDFSAHTPMMAQYFRLKAGHPNTLLFYRMGDFYELFFDDARKAHRLLDITLTTRGQSAGEPVVMAGVPVHAVENYLAKLIKLGESVAVAEQVGDVATAKGPVERKVVRVVTPGTVTDSELLDDRADTVLLALAIGPKARATLGLAWLSVSSGQLGLTECGERELAGWLARLNPAEVLVDRDELPAALVQSKAARTQRPAWQFEAALGVRKLCEQLHVSTLAGYKAEHLGCAHAAAAALLSYAEHTQGRALAHVHTLKVERATDLIDLPPTTHRNLELTETLRGERAPTLLSLLDTCRTGMGSRALRQWLIAPSQDRSLASARHAAIAQMQAQGIDALRDALRGVSDVERITARVALRQVRPRELAGLRATLNNLPNLRPCVPQGTALLDQLGQDLHPDAALVDVLTRAIAEEPAVLLRDGGVIATGFDADLDELRAIGQNCDAFLLALEARERERTGITNLRVQFNRVHGFFIEVTASGLDRVPADYQRRQTLKNAERFITPELKAFEDKALSAQDRALAREKWLFEQLLDALQAWLRPLTQLARALASLDALAALTERATTLGWCRPAFVAYPCIEIEGGRHPVVEARLLETGSGPFIANDCRLDGKRRLQIITGPNMGGKSTYMRQVALIVLLAAMGSYVPARCCTLGPVDAIHTRIGAADDLANAQSTFMLEMTEAAAIIHSATPNSLVLMDEIGRGTSTFDGLALASAIAAHLHDRNQSFTLFATHYFELTEFPRDHVRAVNLHVSAVESGEDIVFLHALEHGPASRSYGVQVARLAGMPPALIRQARATLQALEDHSRAGDVQVDLFAPPPAEPEPEPSPVEEALAALQPDTLTPREALDALYRLKALHTAR, from the coding sequence GTGACCGCCCCTGCCTCGCACGCCCCCGCCGCTGACGATTTCAGCGCCCACACGCCGATGATGGCGCAGTATTTCCGCTTGAAAGCCGGGCACCCGAACACCCTGCTGTTCTACCGGATGGGGGATTTTTACGAGCTGTTCTTCGACGATGCACGCAAAGCGCACCGCCTGCTCGACATCACCCTGACCACACGCGGCCAAAGCGCCGGCGAGCCGGTGGTGATGGCGGGGGTGCCGGTGCATGCCGTCGAAAACTACCTCGCCAAGCTCATCAAGCTGGGCGAATCGGTGGCGGTGGCCGAGCAGGTGGGCGACGTGGCCACGGCCAAAGGGCCGGTGGAGCGCAAGGTGGTGCGCGTCGTCACCCCCGGCACCGTCACCGACAGCGAGTTGTTGGACGACCGCGCCGACACCGTGCTGTTGGCCCTGGCCATCGGCCCGAAGGCGCGGGCCACGTTGGGGCTGGCGTGGCTGAGTGTGTCCAGCGGCCAACTGGGCCTGACCGAATGCGGCGAGCGCGAGCTGGCCGGCTGGTTGGCGCGCCTCAACCCCGCTGAAGTGCTGGTGGATCGGGACGAGTTGCCCGCCGCCCTGGTGCAAAGCAAAGCCGCCCGCACCCAGCGCCCGGCGTGGCAGTTTGAGGCCGCCCTGGGCGTGCGCAAGCTGTGCGAGCAACTGCACGTCAGCACCTTGGCCGGCTACAAAGCCGAGCACTTGGGCTGCGCCCACGCCGCCGCTGCCGCGCTGCTGAGTTACGCCGAGCACACCCAAGGCCGCGCCCTGGCGCACGTTCACACCTTGAAGGTGGAACGCGCCACCGACCTCATCGACCTGCCGCCCACCACCCACCGCAACCTGGAGCTGACGGAAACACTGCGCGGCGAACGCGCACCCACGCTGCTCTCCTTGCTGGACACCTGCCGCACCGGCATGGGCAGCCGGGCGCTGCGCCAATGGCTGATCGCGCCCTCGCAGGATCGCAGCCTTGCCAGTGCGCGCCATGCGGCGATTGCGCAAATGCAAGCCCAAGGCATCGATGCGCTGCGCGATGCCCTGCGCGGCGTGAGTGACGTGGAGCGCATCACCGCCCGTGTCGCGCTGCGCCAGGTGCGTCCGCGTGAGCTGGCAGGCTTGCGTGCCACGCTGAACAACCTGCCGAACCTGCGCCCGTGCGTGCCGCAAGGCACGGCGCTGCTGGATCAGCTTGGCCAGGATTTGCACCCGGACGCGGCGCTGGTGGACGTGCTCACCCGCGCCATCGCCGAAGAACCGGCGGTGCTGCTGCGCGATGGCGGTGTCATCGCCACCGGCTTCGATGCCGATTTGGACGAACTGCGCGCCATCGGCCAGAACTGCGACGCCTTCTTGTTGGCGCTGGAAGCCCGCGAGCGCGAGCGCACCGGCATCACCAACCTGCGGGTGCAGTTCAACCGCGTCCACGGCTTTTTCATTGAGGTGACGGCCTCGGGGCTGGATCGCGTCCCCGCCGATTACCAGCGCCGCCAGACGCTGAAAAACGCCGAGCGTTTCATCACCCCCGAGCTGAAAGCGTTTGAGGACAAGGCGCTCTCCGCCCAAGATCGCGCCCTGGCGCGCGAAAAGTGGCTGTTCGAACAACTGCTGGACGCGCTGCAAGCCTGGCTGCGCCCGCTCACCCAACTGGCGCGCGCCCTGGCGAGCCTGGATGCGCTGGCTGCGCTCACCGAACGCGCCACCACCCTGGGCTGGTGCCGACCGGCGTTTGTCGCTTACCCGTGCATCGAGATCGAAGGCGGGCGCCATCCGGTGGTGGAAGCGCGTTTGTTGGAAACCGGCAGCGGCCCTTTCATCGCCAACGATTGCCGCTTGGATGGCAAACGTCGCCTGCAAATCATCACCGGCCCGAACATGGGCGGTAAAAGCACCTACATGCGCCAAGTGGCGCTGATCGTGCTGCTGGCGGCGATGGGCAGTTACGTGCCAGCGCGCTGCTGCACCTTGGGGCCGGTGGATGCGATCCACACCCGCATCGGCGCGGCGGACGATCTGGCCAACGCCCAATCCACCTTCATGCTGGAGATGACCGAGGCTGCCGCCATCATCCACAGCGCCACGCCGAATTCGCTGGTGTTGATGGACGAGATTGGCCGGGGCACTTCGACGTTTGACGGCCTGGCGCTGGCCTCCGCCATTGCCGCGCACCTGCACGACCGCAACCAGAGTTTCACGCTCTTTGCCACCCACTATTTCGAGCTGACCGAGTTCCCGCGTGACCATGTGCGCGCCGTCAACCTGCATGTGAGTGCGGTGGAAAGCGGCGAAGACATCGTGTTCCTGCACGCGCTGGAGCATGGCCCGGCCAGCCGCAGTTATGGCGTGCAAGTGGCGCGGTTGGCGGGCATGCCGCCAGCGCTGATTCGCCAAGCCCGCGCCACGTTGCAAGCGTTGGAAGACCATTCCCGCGCCGGTGACGTGCAGGTGGATTTGTTCGCCCCGCCGCCCGCTGAGCCCGAACCCGAGCCTTCGCCGGTGGAGGAAGCGCTGGCCGCCCTCCAACCCGACACCTTGACCCCGCGTGAAGCGCTGGATGCGCTTTACCGACTCAAAGCGCTGCACACCGCACGCTGA